The genomic segment GTACGAGGCCACCCACGACGCGCTCACCGGACTGCCCAACCGCACCCTGTTCTTCGAGCGCCTGGACAAGGCGCTCTCCGCGGGGCAGAACGCCCGGTTCGGGCTCTGCTACCTCGACCTCGACGGCTTCAAGACCGTCAACGACAGCCTCGGGCACGCGGCGGGCGACCGGCTGCTCGTCGAGGTCGCCGACCGGCTGCAGTCCTGCGCGACCGCACCCGGCGAGATGGTGGCCCGGCTCGGCGGCGACGAGTTCGTGGCGCTCACCACGGGTCCCGACACCGAGACCGAGGTCGACGAGCTCGCCGGGCGCATCATGAACGCCCTGGCCACCCCCATCCGCGTCGACGGGCGGGAGCTCACCGTGCGCGGCAGCATCGGCGTCGTGGAGGGCCCGGCCAACGAGCGCGGCGCCGCGGAGGTCCTGCGCAGCGCCGACATCACGATGTACCGCGCCAAGTCCGCGGGCGGCAACCGCTACGAACTCGCCGACCCCGAGGCCGACGCCCGCGCCATCACCCGGCACGGCCTGACCACGGCGCTGCCCGCCGCCCTGGAGCGCGGCGAGTTCTTCATCGAGTACCAGCCGCTCGTGCACCTCGGCGACGGCAGCGTGCGCGGCGCCGAGGCGCTGGTGCGGTGGCTGCACCCGCAGCACGGCATCATCGGCCCGGACCGCTTCATCCCGCTCGCCGAGCACACCGGCCTGATCGTGCCGCTCGGCCGCTGGGTCCTGGAGGAGTCGGTACGCCAGGCCCGCCGCTGGGAGGCGCGCCACACCGAGGCGGGCCCGCTGCGCGTCAACGTCAACCTGTCGCCGATGCAGCTGACCCACCCGGGCCTCGTCTCCGACACGGTCGACATTCTGGAGCGCGAGGGCCTTGAGCCGGGCGCCCTGTGCCTGGAGGTCACGGAGTCCGCGCTGATAGGGGCAGACGACGACCTGCTCAAGCCGCTGCGCAGGCTCGCCGAGATGGGCGTGGACATCGCCCTCGACGACTTCGGCACGGGCTACTCCAACCTCGCCAACCTGCGCCGCCTGCCGGTGAGCGTCCTCAAGCTGGACCGCTCCTTCACCCAGGGCATGCAGCACTTCCCCGCCGACCCGGTCGACCTCAAGATCGTCGAGGGGATCGTCGCCCTCGCCCACAGCCTCGACCTCGCGGTCACGGTGGAGGGCGTGGAGACGGGAGCGCAGGCGGACCAGCTGCGGGAACTCGGCTGCGACACGGCCCAGGGCTGGTACTACGCCCGCCCGGGCCCGCCGGACCGCCTGCACGAACTGGCACTCGCGGACGCGACGGGCTGACCGTGACGACACGACGGGCTGACCGTGACGACGCGAGGGGCCGAAGGGTGACGACGGAGGGGCTGACCGTGACCACACGACGGGGCGAGCGGTGATCCGCTGGGCGTACGCCTTCATCGACCGCCCGCGCGCCCGCTTCGCCGAGGCGGCCGCGTTCTGGGCGACGGTCACGGGCTCGCGCCTCTCCGCACCCCGGGGCGCGTCCGGCGAGTTCGTGACGC from the Streptomyces venezuelae genome contains:
- a CDS encoding putative bifunctional diguanylate cyclase/phosphodiesterase, which produces MSGEQDGPEGRLRRFATIWSRAIFPVTATSLTRPEFEQQLVPLARRLSDALQERIFDAAESQAVGAALIGTHCTDPEALSRTLDCVDAYLVLYCGGDGPREELRARSARIQHAMAAGFAQALRERTLAEQEAISRAALNARSAVAEALHASEARFRAVFQGAAIGIGIADLDGTVLEVNDALIRMFGGLEHQLRGRNVGEWTHPDDSPHVWKLYEELVRGEREHYRVEKAFYRPDGTVLWTNLTVSLLRDADGVPQYQLALMEDTTERRLLNLRLRYEATHDALTGLPNRTLFFERLDKALSAGQNARFGLCYLDLDGFKTVNDSLGHAAGDRLLVEVADRLQSCATAPGEMVARLGGDEFVALTTGPDTETEVDELAGRIMNALATPIRVDGRELTVRGSIGVVEGPANERGAAEVLRSADITMYRAKSAGGNRYELADPEADARAITRHGLTTALPAALERGEFFIEYQPLVHLGDGSVRGAEALVRWLHPQHGIIGPDRFIPLAEHTGLIVPLGRWVLEESVRQARRWEARHTEAGPLRVNVNLSPMQLTHPGLVSDTVDILEREGLEPGALCLEVTESALIGADDDLLKPLRRLAEMGVDIALDDFGTGYSNLANLRRLPVSVLKLDRSFTQGMQHFPADPVDLKIVEGIVALAHSLDLAVTVEGVETGAQADQLRELGCDTAQGWYYARPGPPDRLHELALADATG